In a genomic window of Ipomoea triloba cultivar NCNSP0323 chromosome 3, ASM357664v1:
- the LOC116011953 gene encoding E2F transcription factor-like E2FF isoform X1 codes for MSSSSIHSDSQSKNPTSLYSRKEKSLGVLCSNFLRLYDRDDVDCIGLDHAADQLGVERRRIYDIVNILESVGLLSRRAKNQYTWKGFAAIPRTLDALKEEGLREKLSGQNIANVLRENEYRQPSNLSTKQDNTHELIKGDNRKEKSLALLTQNFIKLFLCSDVEFISLDNAASALLGNMHDPTAMRTKVRRLYDIANVFASMNLIEKIRHPESGKPAFRWIGQVGNPGNGSRSAANVTDLKRTFGADITNTVPKRCKAGSSSDWKPSEHATQYAKHGNLKDENSKVSPDRHKHGSKDFEFGPFSPSSVPREVLGNINVGQIPNWENLASTYRPRYCNKALSDLFGHYVEAWNSWYVAADADEKQHDQHLP; via the exons TTTCCTGAGGCTGTACGATCGAGATGATGTGGATTGCATTGGATTGGATCATGCGGCAGATCAATTAG GTGTTGAAAGACGTCGAATTTACGATATTGTTAACATACTAGAAAGTGTTGGG TTGTTGTCCAGAAGAGCTAAAAATCAGTACACTTGGAAGGGATTTGCCGCAATTCCTCGGACTTTGGATGCACTTAAG GAGGAGGGTTTGCGAGAGAAGCTCAGTGGCCAAAATATTGCTAAT GTTTTGAGGGAAAATGAATATAGACAGCCTTCAAACTTGAGCACCAAGCAAGATAACACACATGAATTGATTAAAGGAG ACAACAGGAAGGAAAAATCTTTGGCTCTTCTCACACagaactttataaagctttttcTTTGTTCTGAT GTTGAATTCATCTCTCTTGACAATGCAGCATCAGCTTTGCTGGGTAATATGCATGATCCAACTGCCATGAGAA CAAAGGTTAGGCGCTTGTATGACATTGCAAATGTATTTGCATCTATGAACCTGATTGAGAAG ATTCGTCACCCAGAAAGTGGAAAACCAGCATTCAGATGGATAGGACAGGTAGGAAATCCTGGGAATGGATCTCGTAGTGCAGCTAATGTGACTGATTTGAAGAGGACATTCGGGGCAGATATTACAAACACTGTCCCGAAGAGATGCAAGGCTGGTTCTTCATCAGATTGGAAGCCAAGTGAACATGCAACTCAGTATGCAAAGCATGGTAACTTAAAAGATGAAAATAGCAAAGTCTCACCTGATCGGCATAAACATGGTTCTAAGGATTTTGAGTTTGGGCCTTTCAGTCCCTCTAGTGTGCCAAGAGAAGTTCTTGGAAACATAAATGTTGGGCAGATTCCCAACTGGGAAAACCTGGCTTCTACGTATCGCCCTCGATATTGCAACAAGG CTTTAAGTGATCTTTTTGGTCATTATGTTGAGGCATGGAATTCGTGGTATGTTGCAGCTGATGCTGATGAGAAGCAGCATGACCAACATTTGCCCTGA
- the LOC116011953 gene encoding E2F transcription factor-like E2FF isoform X2: protein MSSSSIHSDSQSKNPTSLYSRKEKSLGVLCSNFLRLYDRDDVDCIGLDHAADQLGVERRRIYDIVNILESVGLLSRRAKNQYTWKGFAAIPRTLDALKEEGLREKLSGQNIANVLRENEYRQPSNLSTKQDNTHELIKGDNRKEKSLALLTQNFIKLFLCSDVEFISLDNAASALLGNMHDPTAMRTKVRRLYDIANVFASMNLIEKIRHPESGKPAFRWIGQVGNPGNGSRSAANVTDLKRTFGADITNTVPKRCKAGSSSDWKPSEHATQYAKHGNLKDENSKVSPDRHKHGSKDFEFGPFSPSSVPREVLGNINVGQIPNWENLASTYRPRYCNKADADEKQHDQHLP from the exons TTTCCTGAGGCTGTACGATCGAGATGATGTGGATTGCATTGGATTGGATCATGCGGCAGATCAATTAG GTGTTGAAAGACGTCGAATTTACGATATTGTTAACATACTAGAAAGTGTTGGG TTGTTGTCCAGAAGAGCTAAAAATCAGTACACTTGGAAGGGATTTGCCGCAATTCCTCGGACTTTGGATGCACTTAAG GAGGAGGGTTTGCGAGAGAAGCTCAGTGGCCAAAATATTGCTAAT GTTTTGAGGGAAAATGAATATAGACAGCCTTCAAACTTGAGCACCAAGCAAGATAACACACATGAATTGATTAAAGGAG ACAACAGGAAGGAAAAATCTTTGGCTCTTCTCACACagaactttataaagctttttcTTTGTTCTGAT GTTGAATTCATCTCTCTTGACAATGCAGCATCAGCTTTGCTGGGTAATATGCATGATCCAACTGCCATGAGAA CAAAGGTTAGGCGCTTGTATGACATTGCAAATGTATTTGCATCTATGAACCTGATTGAGAAG ATTCGTCACCCAGAAAGTGGAAAACCAGCATTCAGATGGATAGGACAGGTAGGAAATCCTGGGAATGGATCTCGTAGTGCAGCTAATGTGACTGATTTGAAGAGGACATTCGGGGCAGATATTACAAACACTGTCCCGAAGAGATGCAAGGCTGGTTCTTCATCAGATTGGAAGCCAAGTGAACATGCAACTCAGTATGCAAAGCATGGTAACTTAAAAGATGAAAATAGCAAAGTCTCACCTGATCGGCATAAACATGGTTCTAAGGATTTTGAGTTTGGGCCTTTCAGTCCCTCTAGTGTGCCAAGAGAAGTTCTTGGAAACATAAATGTTGGGCAGATTCCCAACTGGGAAAACCTGGCTTCTACGTATCGCCCTCGATATTGCAACAAGG CTGATGCTGATGAGAAGCAGCATGACCAACATTTGCCCTGA
- the LOC116013265 gene encoding uncharacterized protein LOC116013265 has protein sequence MASIARAFLISRLAELSLKPLQPTQPPPPFAHHLLIRPFLPAPASTSSRRRPSSFAAVNCLVSGVDGGGVSDDFVSTTKSGFGREFAVIANMLKRIEPLDTSVISEGVSAAAKDSMKQTISTMLGLLPSDQFSVTVRFSKHPLHRLIVSSIITGYTLWNAEYRISLMRNFDISSNSSKNLNSGDRNEDPCVKGEEVSIREIESGADGCNVASDTISSQNFEDLSPEALNYIQQLEVELKTVKQDLHALEQENLQMDYDKRSNNDLLDYLRLLEPDMVIELSKPSSFEVEEVIHQLAQNILRIFFKEETDSESEESILFDAAATNRQTDAESCDTIGTSRDYLAKLLFWCMLLGHHLRGLENRLHLSCVVGLL, from the exons ATGGCTTCCATAGCTCGCGCTTTTCTCATATCTCGGCTCGCCGAGCTGTCACTGAAGCCGCTCCAGCCAACGCAACCGCCGCCTCCCTTCGCGCACCACCTCCTCATCCGACCGTTTCTTCCGGCGCCGGCGTCCACTTCTTCTAGACGCCGGCCTTCGTCTTTTGCCGCCGTCAACTGCCTCGTGTCTGGAGTTGATGGGGGCGGCGTCTCAGACGACTTCGTCTCCACCACCAAGTCCGGTTTCGGCCGCGAATTCGCCGTAATCGCCAATATGCTCAAGCGGATTGAGCCTCTGGACACTTCAGTTATTTCAGAAGGCGTTTCCGCTGCTGCTAAGGACTCTATGAAGCAGACTATATCGACGATGCTAGGGTTGCTACCTTCGGATCAGTTCTCCGTCACTGTTAGGTTTTCAAAGCACCCACTCCATCGCCTAATTGTTTCTTCCATAATCACCGG GTATACATTGTGGAATGCGGAGTACAGAATATCGTTGATGAGGAATTTTGACATTTCATCCAATAGTTCCAAAAACTTGAACTCTGGAGATAGAAATGAGGATCCATGCGTAAAGGGGGAGGAAGTTAGTATTCGAGAAATTGAAAGTGGTGCAGATGGATGCAACGTAGCTTCAGATACCATTAGTAGTCAAAATTTTGAGGATTTGTCTCCTGAAGCTCTGAACTATATTCAGCAATTAGAAGTGGAGCTGAAAACAGTCAAACAG GACCTGCATGCTCTGGAACAGGAAAATTTGCAAATGGACTATGACAAAAGAAGTAACAATGATCTGCTCGACTATCTACGGCTGTTGGAACCTGATATG GTGATTGAACTTTCTAAGCCATCCTCATTTGAAGTGGAGGAAGTTATTCATCAATTAGCACAGAATATACTGCGAATATTTTTCAAAGAAGAGACGGACTCTGAGTCTGAAGAAAGCATATTGTTTGACGCTGCTGCAACAAACCGCCAGACTGATGCCGAATCATGTGACACAATAGGCACATCACGGGATTACTTGGCAAAGCTTCTGTTCTG GTGTATGTTACTTGGCCATCACTTGAGAGGCTTGGAGAACAGATTACATTTAAGTTGTGTTGTTGGACTATTGTAA
- the LOC116013266 gene encoding probable galacturonosyltransferase-like 9 produces MLAYQSTKQMLRVVLLVFLLLVSGEAIRLSGEKPKNIIEFNSRYSEASDYRNGEQCVPRLMSKAGKYDLCNPAIVHVAMTLDSEYLRGSVAAINSILRHASCPENIFFHFVTSSSSGSSPVQLTRIVRSAFPSLNFKAYPFDEGQVKALISSSVRKALDNPLNYARSYLAEIIEQCVDRVVYLDSDVIVVDDIQKLWSVSLTGSRIIAAPEYCHVDIGKYFTGEFWSDSGLSGDFQGRKACYFNTGVMVIDLGKWRKGDYTKKIENWMEIQREKRIYHLGSLPPFLLVFGGEVEGIDHRWNQHGLGGDNVVNSCRKLHPGHVSLLHWSGKGKPWVRLDEGRPCPVDHLWKPYDLYTSPNFSTQ; encoded by the coding sequence ATGTTAGCATATCAATCTACGAAGCAGATGTTAAGAGTAGTATTATTGGTGTTTTTGCTTTTAGTATCTGGAGAAGCTATCAGATTGTCGGGTGAGAAACCGAAAAATATAATAGAGTTCAATAGTAGGTACTCTGAAGCGTCTGATTATCGCAACGGAGAGCAATGCGTTCCCAGATTGATGAGCAAAGCAGGCAAATATGATTTGTGTAATCCGGCTATTGTTCATGTTGCTATGACCCTTGATTCTGAGTACTTGAGAGGCTCAGTTGCAGCGATCAATTCAATCCTCCGCCACGCTTCTTGCCCGGAAAACATCTTCTTCCACTTCGTCACTTCGTCTTCTTCTGGGAGCTCGCCGGTTCAGTTGACAAGGATTGTCCGGTCTGCATTCCCGTCTCTGAACTTCAAGGCGTATCCTTTCGATGAAGGGCAGGTCAAAGCCCTGATTTCTTCTTCAGTTCGTAAAGCTCTCGACAACCCATTGAACTACGCGAGGAGCTACCTGGCTGAGATAATCGAGCAGTGTGTTGATCGTGTGGTGTATCTGGATTCTGATGTTATTGTGGTTGATGATATCCAGAAGCTATGGTCAGTGAGCTTGACCGGTTCAAGAATCATTGCAGCTCCGGAATACTGCCATGTAGATATCGGAAAGTACTTTACCGGGGAGTTCTGGTCGGATTCTGGGCTTTCAGGTGATTTTCAGGGGAGGAAGGCCTGCTACTTCAACACAGGGGTGATGGTAATAGATTTGGGGAAATGGAGAAAGGGAGATTACACCAAGAAAATAGAGAACTGGATGGAAATACAGAGGGAGAAGAGGATATACCATTTGGGATCTCTTCCTCCATTTTTGCTGGTTTTTGGAGGAGAAGTTGAAGGCATTGATCATAGATGGAACCAACACGGGCTCGGGGGCGATAATGTTGTTAATAGTTGCCGGAAGTTGCATCCTGGACATGTCAGCTTACTGCACTGGAGTGGGAAAGGGAAACCATGGGTGAGGCTTGATGAAGGCAGACCATGCCCGGTTGATCATCTTTGGAAACCTTATGATCTGTACACCAGTCCCAACTTTTCCACACAATGA
- the LOC116013264 gene encoding ABC transporter B family member 15, which translates to MGSDEKNGVMGKKKKSGSFGYIFNHADRVDLVLMSLGVVGAIGDGISMPVMLLVTSKIVNNLGGASASTPDSFSHRINKNALALCFLACAQWVACFLEGYCWTRTAERQASRLRIRYLKAVLRQDVGYFDLHVTSTADVIDSVSSDSIVIQDVISEKIPVFLMNVSTFVGAYVVGFMMIWRLAIVGFPFIVFLVIPGLMYGRALMGIARKMREEYSKASSIIEQAVSSIRTVYSFVGETKTIENYSTALQGTVKLGLKQGLAKGLAIGSNGVVFAIWSFMSYYGSRLVMYHAAQGGTVFAVGAAISIGGLALGSALSNLKYFSEASTAGERIMEVIKRVPRIDSDSTEGQILDNVAGEVEFKNVEFAYPSRPESIILKDFSLRIPAGKTVALVGGSGSGKSTVVALLQRFYDPLAGEILVDGVAIDKIQLKWLRSQMGLVSQEPALFATTIKENILFGKETADMEEVIGAAKASNAHNFISQLPQGYDTQVGERGVQMSGGQKQRIAIARAIIKAPRILLLDEATSALDSESERVVQEALDEAAIGRTTIIIAHRLSTIRNADLIAVVQNGQVEEIGSHDHLIEDENGLYSSLVRLQQTQVSADVNAAVAPPQSSVIAADPHNNTSSRRLSLVSRSSSANSFTHSHRGLENNDSVVFGGEENLNLPVPSFRRLLAMNLPEWRQATMGSIGAILFGGVQPVYAFAMGSMVSVYFLPSHDEIKEKTRIYALCFLGLAVFSFLINILQHYNFAAMGEYLTKRIRERMLSKMLTFEIGWYDKDENSTGAICSRLAKDANVVRSLVGDRMALLIQTISAVVIACTMGLVIAWKLALVMIAVQPLIIICYYCKRVLLKSMSKKASKAQEESSKLAAEAVANLRTVTAFSSQARILQMLKKAQEGPNRESIRQSWFAGIGLGTSNGLMTCTWALDFWYGGKLVAEGVIGAKALLQTFMVLVSTGRVIADAGTMTNDLAKGADSVGSVFAVLDRYSLIEPEDSDGEKPEKVTGRVEICDVDFAYPARPNVVIFKGFSITIEAGKSTALVGQSGSGKSTIIGLIERFYDPTSGVVKIDGRDIKSYHLRALRKHIALVSQEPTLFAGTIRQNITYGASDDLDEAEIIEAAKVANAHDFIAGLKDGYDTWCGDRGLQLSGGQKQRIAIARAILKNPAILLLDEATSALDSQSEKVVQDALERVMVGRTSVVVAHRLSTIHNCDTIAVLDKGKVVEKGTHSSLLAKGPSGAYYSLVSLQRALN; encoded by the exons ATGGGCAGTGATGAAAAGAATGGAGTgatggggaagaagaagaaatccgGCTCTTTTGGCTATATTTTCAACCACGCTGATAGAGTCGATCTGGTCTTGATGAGCCTCGGGGTTGTAGGTGCCATCGGGGATGGCATTTCCATGCCGGTTATGCTCCTCGTTACTAGCAAGATCGTCAACAACCTCGGCGGTGCCTCTGCTTCAACCCCCGACAGTTTCTCTCATCGTATCAACAAG AATGCATTGGCTCTGTGTTTCCTGGCCTGTGCGCAATGGGTGGCTTGTTTTTTGG AGGGCTATTGCTGGACAAGAACGGCAGAGAGACAGGCGTCGAGGTTAAGGATACGATATTTGAAAGCAGTGTTACGTCAAGACGTTGGGTACTTCGATTTGCACGTGACCAGCACGGCCGATGTTATCGATAGTGTTTCCAGCGATAGTATCGTTATTCAAGATGTCATCAGTGAAAAG ATTCCGGTGTTCTTGATGAACGTGTCGACGTTTGTGGGGGCCTATGTGGTCGGGTTCATGATGATATGGCGGCTGGCGATCGTGGGGTTTCCGTTCATCGTGTTTCTAGTGATTCCGGGGCTGATGTACGGGAGGGCACTTATGGGAATTGCGAGGAAGATGAGAGAGGAGTATAGCAAGGCCAGTAGCATTATAGAACAGGCTGTTTCTTCCATTAGAACTGTGTATTCATTCGTGGGAGAAACAAAGACCATTGAAAATTACTCCACTGCCCTCCAAGGCACGGTGAAACTGGGACTGAAACAAGGCCTCGCCAAAGGCTTGGCCATCGGAAGTAACGGCGTTGTTTTCGCCATCTGGTCCTTCATGTCCTATTATGGTAGTAGGTTGGTCATGTACCACGCCGCTCAGGGCGGCACCGTTTTCGCCGTCGGCGCCGCCATCTCCATTGGCGGACT GGCACTGGGATCTGCGTTGTCGAATCTGAAGTATTTCTCGGAGGCCAGCACGGCGGGGGAAAGAATAATGGAGGTGATAAAAAGGGTGCCAAGAATCGACTCCGACAGCACGGAGGGACAAATACTGGACAACGTCGCCGGAGAAGTGGAATTCAAAAACGTAGAATTTGCGTACCCATCACGCCCAGAAAGCATAATCTTGAAAGATTTTAGCCTGAGAATACCCGCCGGAAAAACCGTGGCGCTAGTCGGAGGGAGTGGCTCCGGGAAGTCCACGGTGGTGGCTCTGTTGCAAAGATTTTATGACCCACTCGCCGGAGAGATTCTTGTCGACGGTGTCGCCATTGATAAAATTCAACTCAAATGGCTAAGGTCACAAATGGGATTGGTTAGCCAGGAGCCCGCATTATTCGCAACCACCATCAAAGAAAACATTCTTTTTGGAAAGGAGACGGCGGACATGGAAGAAGTCATTGGCGCCGCCAAAGCTTCTAACGCCCATAACTTCATTTCTCAGTTGCCTCAGGGCTATGACACCCAG GTAGGAGAAAGAGGTGTGCAAATGTCCGGCGGGCAGAAACAGAGAATAGCAATCGCAAGAGCGATCATAAAGGCGCCAAGAATTCTCCTTCTTGATGAAGCAACCAGTGCTCTAGACTCTGAATCCGAGCGAGTGGTGCAAGAAGCGCTAGACGAGGCCGCCATTGGTCGCACCACCATCATAATCGCCCACCGTCTCTCCACGATCCGAAACGCCGACTTAATCGCGGTGGTCCAAAACGGCCAGGTCGAAGAGATTGGCTCTCACGACCACCTAATTGAAGACGAAAATGGCCTCTACTCCTCCCTCGTTCGCCTCCAACAAACCCAAGTTTCGGCGGACGTTAACGCCGCCGTAGCGCCGCCGCAATCATCCGTCATAGCCGCGGATCCGCATAACAACACCAGTAGTAGAAG GCTGTCACTGGTGAGCAGATCGAGCTCGGCTAACTCTTTCACTCATAGCCACAGAGGGCTCGAGAATAATGATTCGGTTGTTTTTGGCGGCGAAGAAAACCTTAACCTCCCTGTGCCTTCATTTAGGAGATTGTTGGCCATGAATTTGCCAGAATGGAGGCAAGCCACAATGGGATCAATCGGGGCGATACTGTTTGGTGGAGTTCAACCTGTATATGCATTCGCAATGGGCTCAATGGTTTCAGTATATTTTCTGCCTAGCCATGATGAGATCAAGGAGAAAACCCGAATTTATGCATTGTGCTTTCTTGGCTTGGCCGTTTTCTCTTTTCTGATTAACATACTTCAGCACTACAACTTCGCCGCCATGGGAGAGTACTTAACTAAAAGAATCAGAGAAAGAATGCTGTCTAAGATGCTCACGTTCGAAATTGGGTGGTATGATAAGGATGAAAATTCCACCGGTGCAATTTGCTCAAGACTTGCCAAAGATGCCAATGTG GTTAGATCTTTGGTTGGTGATCGAATGGCGTTACTCATTCAAACAATCTCAGCAGTGGTGATAGCGTGCACAATGGGGCTAGTGATTGCCTGGAAACTTGCATTAGTAATGATAGCAGTGCAGCCATTGATCATAATCTGTTACTACTGCAAGCGTGTTTTGCTAAAGAGCATGTCAAAGAAAGCCAGCAAAGCCCAGGAAGAAAGCAGTAAGCTAGCGGCGGAAGCGGTGGCTAATCTCCGAACGGTGACGGCGTTTTCTTCCCAAGCCAGAATTCTCCAGATGCTAAAAAAAGCCCAAGAAGGCCCGAACCGAGAGAGCATTCGGCAATCGTGGTTTGCGGGGATTGGGCTCGGGACGTCCAATGGGCTCATGACGTGTACTTGggctttggatttttggtacgGCGGAAAGCTTGTAGCGGAGGGGGTTATTGGGGCAAAGGCTTTGCTACAAACGTTTATGGTTTTGGTTAGTACGGGTCGGGTCATAGCTGATGCCGGAACGATGACTAATGATCTTGCTAAAGGAGCTGATTCTGTGGGGTCGGTTTTCGCGGTTTTGGACCGGTACTCGCTGATCGAACCGGAGGATTCAGACGGGGAAAAGCCGGAGAAAGTGACGGGTCGGGTTGAGATTTGTGACGTGGATTTTGCGTACCCGGCTAGgcctaatgttgttattttCAAAGGCTTTTCAATTACAATTGAAGCGGGGAAATCCACGGCTTTGGTGGGGCAAAGCGGGTCGGGGAAGTCAACCATCATCGGCCTGATTGAAAGATTCTACGACCCGACAAGCGGCGTGGTGAAAATCGACGGCCGCGACATAAAATCCTACCACCTGCGAGCTTTAAGGAAGCACATCGCGCTCGTCAGCCAAGAGCCGACGCTCTTCGCCGGAACCATACGACAAAACATTACCTACGGCGCCTCCGACGACCTCGACGAGGCGGAGATCATCGAAGCAGCGAAGGTAGCCAACGCGCACGACTTCATCGCGGGATTAAAAGACGGTTACGACACATGGTGCGGCGACAGGGGATTGCAATTGTCGGGAGGGCAAAAGCAGCGAATCGCCATCGCGAGGGCAATACTGAAAAATCCGGCGATATTGTTGCTGGATGAAGCTACGAGCGCGTTGGATAGCCAGTCGGAGAAAGTGGTCCAAGACGCGCTCGAGCGAGTCATGGTCGGCCGGACGAGCGTGGTGGTGGCCCACAGACTAAGCACCATACACAACTGCGATACTATTGCCGTGTTGGACAAGGGGAAAGTTGTGGAAAAAGGGACCCACTCGTCTTTGCTGGCCAAAGGACCAAGTGGGGCCTACTATTCCTTGGTCAGCCTCCAAAGGGCACTCAACTAA